In Halalkalicoccus subterraneus, one DNA window encodes the following:
- a CDS encoding aminopeptidase, protein MKELEYSEACRDIIEQVGDVTAEEEVVVLTDPLMVEIARPLAATSRGIGATTTVLIKPRLDAHNVELPSAVAGAIYNADIVFDVGTHDIAHTEARRAASDAGTRFVLMRAITEDVLMDQMDTDYEELQKVTRAVAAIQTAADSARVTSERGTDLTVNLTGRSGFPIDDGFDEGLVVLPAGKSAITPVEGSAEGTVVVDYSIDSIGRLTDPVELTIADGRVKTISGGSQAEKLREVVAHNGDCARNIAEAPSIGTNPDVSLTGNQSTDKKKMGTMHIAIGDNVTLGGSVVCDIHLDMTLLNATVTFDGVTVLDTGRFQRQAVLDHAATL, encoded by the coding sequence ATGAAAGAACTTGAATACAGTGAGGCTTGTCGAGATATCATTGAACAGGTTGGCGATGTGACTGCTGAAGAGGAAGTCGTCGTTCTTACCGATCCTCTTATGGTCGAGATCGCTCGTCCACTCGCTGCCACATCTCGAGGTATCGGAGCAACGACGACGGTACTCATTAAACCTCGACTCGACGCACACAATGTCGAACTGCCTTCTGCCGTTGCTGGCGCTATATACAACGCAGATATCGTGTTCGATGTCGGAACGCACGATATTGCACACACAGAGGCCCGCCGAGCAGCATCCGACGCTGGGACTCGATTTGTCCTGATGCGTGCAATTACAGAGGACGTGCTAATGGATCAGATGGACACTGATTACGAGGAGCTCCAGAAGGTGACCCGAGCGGTAGCAGCGATACAGACGGCCGCCGATTCGGCGCGGGTTACAAGCGAACGGGGGACTGATCTGACGGTCAACCTCACTGGTCGATCTGGATTTCCAATCGATGATGGATTCGATGAGGGACTTGTGGTTTTGCCGGCCGGTAAGTCCGCGATTACGCCCGTCGAAGGGAGCGCTGAGGGAACGGTGGTAGTAGATTATTCGATCGATAGCATCGGCCGTCTCACTGACCCAGTCGAACTGACGATTGCAGATGGACGAGTAAAGACTATTTCAGGAGGGTCACAGGCGGAGAAGCTCCGCGAAGTCGTTGCCCACAACGGCGATTGCGCGCGAAATATCGCGGAGGCACCGTCAATTGGAACGAATCCGGATGTGAGTCTGACCGGTAACCAATCTACTGATAAGAAAAAGATGGGGACGATGCATATTGCGATTGGAGATAATGTAACCCTCGGCGGATCGGTTGTGTGTGATATTCATCTCGATATGACTCTGTTGAATGCGACCGTCACGTTCGATGGTGTCACCGTTCTTGATACTGGACGGTTTCAACGGCAGGCTGTGCTGGATCATGCTGCCACGTTATGA
- a CDS encoding DUF3100 domain-containing protein, producing the protein MPENSSIDDSSEETGENGRWDPLRTAGRWSFHLKAHLLVLVIVVIAEAIGTLEYSVGPGAVVIIPMLYAVVFGMLLSYRALGAYITQLQQVAPKEVSVISSPMIIVCLMPLGVKYGTLVAPSFWEIVGAGPAFLLQELGNLGTIFIALPIALLLGLKREAIGAAVSIAREPTLGIITDLYGPDSPEGIGVLGTYLTGTLLGTLFFGLLGGLAPLTGIHPLALSMACGIGSASMMTACSASLAQVVTAVPEEQVLSFAATSNLLTGLTGVYVVLFVAVPLINKLYAIMSPIIGGEQ; encoded by the coding sequence ATGCCAGAAAATAGTTCTATAGACGACTCTTCAGAGGAAACGGGTGAGAACGGACGGTGGGATCCATTACGAACCGCTGGCCGGTGGTCATTTCATCTCAAAGCACATCTACTGGTGCTTGTGATTGTTGTCATTGCCGAAGCCATCGGAACCCTTGAGTATTCCGTTGGCCCTGGAGCAGTCGTTATCATTCCCATGCTCTATGCAGTGGTGTTTGGGATGCTCCTCAGCTATCGAGCGCTCGGCGCATATATCACCCAACTCCAACAGGTAGCCCCAAAAGAGGTCAGCGTGATCAGTTCGCCAATGATTATCGTTTGTCTGATGCCACTTGGCGTGAAGTACGGCACCTTGGTTGCACCATCCTTCTGGGAGATCGTTGGTGCCGGACCAGCGTTCCTCTTACAAGAACTCGGCAATCTGGGAACGATCTTCATTGCACTCCCCATTGCATTGCTGCTCGGACTCAAACGGGAGGCGATCGGTGCAGCAGTCAGTATCGCTCGTGAACCAACGCTAGGAATCATCACTGATCTCTATGGACCGGATTCCCCGGAGGGGATCGGGGTTCTAGGGACCTACTTGACTGGAACGTTACTCGGCACTCTCTTTTTCGGACTGTTAGGGGGCCTTGCTCCATTGACAGGTATCCATCCACTCGCGTTATCAATGGCGTGTGGGATCGGAAGCGCCAGTATGATGACGGCATGTTCCGCGTCTCTGGCTCAAGTTGTTACCGCGGTTCCCGAAGAACAGGTACTGTCGTTTGCTGCGACTAGTAACCTCCTCACCGGTCTCACAGGTGTGTATGTCGTCCTGTTCGTCGCAGTGCCGTTGATCAACAAGTTGTACGCCATCATGAGCCCAATCATTGGTGGTGAACAATAG
- a CDS encoding serine hydroxymethyltransferase gives MSYEHVGSVTQELRQSLEAEHARQDQSLMMIGSENIASSAVREAQGSMLTNRNVLGYPDSRLYPGADSMDAIESFAIQCAKDLWDADHVNVQPHSGSLANLAVYLAVLDPGDSILALDPRDGGHITHGDDRHITSDLYETFYYHVDPATGQLDYEEIADRAKAVDPDLIISGYSAYPGEIDWARFRTITDAVDAFHLADIAHIAGIIAAGEYPSPVAHADFCTGSRYKTIRAGRGGFILCDQQYPDVVDTALFLYLQGGAALPNIAGKAVGFAEALRPEFQTYIQRTVTSAKALATRLSESGIDVVANGTKTHIVVINLQTSHPDLTGSEAERALEDARIVANKITVPTDPRHPSGASGIRFGTSCLASRGLGPEEMETVADLIVRALNAATDPEERNRIAQNVAALCHQYPISDTEA, from the coding sequence ATATCATACGAGCACGTGGGATCGGTTACACAAGAACTGCGCCAATCGTTGGAAGCGGAACATGCACGACAAGACCAGTCATTGATGATGATTGGGTCGGAGAACATCGCGAGTTCGGCAGTCCGTGAAGCGCAGGGAAGCATGCTAACTAATCGTAACGTGCTCGGTTATCCCGATTCCCGGTTGTATCCTGGTGCCGACAGTATGGACGCGATCGAATCGTTCGCAATTCAATGTGCGAAAGATCTGTGGGATGCAGATCACGTCAATGTCCAACCACACAGCGGATCTCTGGCAAATCTCGCTGTGTATCTCGCTGTGCTTGATCCGGGGGATTCTATCTTGGCACTTGACCCCCGAGACGGTGGGCACATCACCCACGGAGACGATCGGCATATTACCAGTGATCTGTACGAGACGTTCTATTATCACGTCGATCCCGCAACCGGCCAACTCGACTACGAAGAGATCGCTGATCGTGCCAAAGCAGTTGACCCTGATCTCATCATCTCTGGCTATTCAGCGTATCCCGGTGAAATCGACTGGGCACGTTTCCGGACAATCACTGATGCGGTTGATGCATTTCATTTGGCTGATATCGCTCATATCGCCGGAATCATCGCAGCCGGCGAGTATCCTTCACCGGTCGCTCACGCCGATTTCTGTACTGGCTCAAGGTATAAGACGATCCGCGCGGGCCGTGGAGGATTCATCCTGTGTGATCAACAGTATCCAGACGTGGTTGATACTGCACTGTTCCTCTATCTCCAAGGTGGTGCTGCACTGCCGAACATTGCAGGGAAAGCAGTGGGGTTCGCTGAAGCACTCCGTCCCGAGTTTCAGACATATATCCAGCGGACCGTCACCAGTGCGAAAGCGCTTGCAACACGGTTGAGTGAGTCCGGTATCGATGTTGTAGCCAACGGGACTAAAACGCACATCGTGGTCATCAATCTCCAGACTTCCCACCCGGACCTAACCGGGAGCGAAGCCGAACGAGCTCTAGAAGACGCCCGGATCGTTGCGAACAAAATAACGGTCCCTACCGATCCCCGGCATCCGTCAGGTGCAAGTGGAATCCGATTCGGAACGTCCTGTCTGGCGTCACGGGGGCTCGGCCCGGAGGAGATGGAGACCGTTGCTGACCTGATCGTCCGTGCCCTCAACGCCGCTACTGATCCAGAGGAACGCAACCGAATTGCACAGAATGTAGCAGCCTTGTGCCATCAGTACCCGATCTCGGATACGGAAGCGTGA
- a CDS encoding polysaccharide deacetylase family protein gives MGDIDVAIGVDADCVAGWLGSYGGEDSPADLSRGLSAGNEGIPRMVQLFEDEDIDTSWYIPGHTIETFREEVQAVADAGHEIGVHGYSHENPTDLSREQEDEILQLSKDLIEDVTGQEPVGHRASWWEFSENTPELVEKHDFLYDSSLMEREFEPGWMRKGDSWEKIKYDQDPETWTEPYQYGEETDIVEIPISWYRDDIPAMLFIKQPTYHAGYKNPEMMYEQYYKKQFDYLYNRRGAGVYTFTIHPDLHGLPHMIPHLEDFITYVKGHENAEFRTLEEIAHKYKDDPSVYESESQYI, from the coding sequence ATGGGTGATATTGACGTAGCCATTGGTGTCGATGCGGACTGTGTCGCTGGCTGGCTAGGGTCATACGGTGGCGAAGACTCGCCAGCAGATCTGTCGCGAGGCCTGTCCGCTGGAAACGAAGGCATTCCTCGAATGGTACAACTATTCGAGGATGAGGATATCGATACCTCGTGGTATATCCCAGGACATACAATCGAGACGTTCCGCGAAGAGGTGCAGGCCGTCGCGGACGCCGGCCATGAGATCGGTGTCCATGGCTATTCTCACGAGAATCCTACTGATCTTTCTCGAGAGCAGGAAGACGAAATTCTACAGCTCTCGAAAGATCTGATCGAGGACGTAACTGGACAAGAACCGGTTGGCCATCGAGCGAGCTGGTGGGAATTTAGCGAGAATACGCCGGAGCTCGTCGAAAAGCATGATTTCCTCTATGATAGCAGCCTGATGGAACGTGAGTTTGAACCGGGCTGGATGCGCAAAGGCGATAGCTGGGAGAAGATCAAATACGATCAAGATCCCGAGACATGGACCGAACCCTATCAGTACGGGGAAGAGACGGATATCGTCGAAATCCCAATCAGCTGGTACCGTGACGATATTCCTGCGATGTTGTTCATCAAGCAGCCGACCTATCATGCCGGCTATAAAAACCCGGAGATGATGTACGAACAGTACTACAAGAAGCAGTTCGATTATCTGTACAATCGGCGGGGCGCCGGCGTTTATACGTTCACGATCCATCCGGATCTGCATGGACTACCGCACATGATTCCACACTTGGAGGACTTCATCACGTACGTCAAAGGGCATGAGAACGCAGAGTTCAGAACGCTCGAGGAGATCGCACACAAGTACAAAGATGACCCGTCAGTCTATGAATCCGAGAGCCAGTACATCTAA
- a CDS encoding asparaginase gives MMGITGSAGLASSTAAGTEDEAEDDESAEHDGTVVQVLSMGGTIASTLGEGGASPSQSGEALIESVPELNDYADEILVDQVTQLGSFNLDQDDVADLGEAARDVEDVVDGIVVTHGTDTMEESAYHLDLALDLDVPVVFTGAQRRPDEVSTDGPANLVTSFRAATHDEIRSGVYIAFNEELHAARDVTKAHSSKLETFESPDKGPVAVFTRDEARLYREPRSYSISLPELRPNKTVSIAASGQGMDDRQIRFAIEQGDNGLVLDGFGLGNTSETLSDAVRDAVDTGMSVVVTSRTHAGTLNAVYGNGGGQTLQDHGALSGEDLPAHKARIKLLLALEATNSMTELREYFGSW, from the coding sequence ATGATGGGGATCACCGGTAGCGCAGGACTGGCAAGCAGTACTGCTGCTGGAACCGAGGACGAGGCGGAAGACGATGAATCAGCGGAACACGATGGGACTGTCGTGCAAGTACTGAGTATGGGTGGGACGATTGCAAGCACCCTAGGAGAGGGTGGGGCATCCCCCTCTCAAAGTGGTGAAGCATTGATTGAATCGGTCCCTGAACTAAACGACTATGCTGACGAGATCCTCGTCGATCAAGTCACACAACTCGGTAGCTTCAATCTTGATCAAGATGATGTCGCCGATCTCGGCGAGGCCGCTCGCGACGTCGAGGACGTTGTCGACGGTATCGTCGTGACCCACGGCACCGATACGATGGAAGAATCAGCATACCATCTGGATTTGGCGCTAGATCTCGACGTCCCGGTTGTTTTCACTGGTGCCCAGCGTCGGCCGGACGAAGTGAGTACGGATGGGCCTGCGAATCTCGTAACCTCATTCCGGGCTGCGACACATGATGAGATCCGTAGCGGCGTCTACATCGCCTTCAACGAGGAACTGCATGCAGCCCGTGATGTAACGAAGGCGCACTCGAGCAAGCTGGAAACGTTCGAATCGCCGGATAAAGGCCCGGTTGCAGTGTTTACACGCGATGAGGCACGATTGTACCGTGAACCGAGAAGTTACTCCATATCGCTTCCCGAACTCCGTCCCAACAAAACGGTGTCAATCGCCGCCTCCGGACAGGGGATGGATGACCGGCAGATTCGGTTTGCAATCGAACAGGGTGATAATGGACTCGTTCTCGATGGATTCGGCCTCGGAAACACCAGCGAAACCTTGAGCGATGCTGTCCGGGATGCAGTCGATACTGGAATGTCCGTTGTTGTGACGTCGCGGACGCATGCAGGCACACTCAATGCGGTCTACGGAAATGGCGGTGGGCAAACACTGCAGGATCACGGTGCGCTCAGTGGCGAGGATTTACCGGCTCACAAAGCACGAATCAAGCTCCTATTAGCACTTGAAGCAACGAACAGCATGACTGAACTTCGTGAATACTTCGGCTCCTGGTGA
- a CDS encoding heavy metal translocating P-type ATPase, whose translation MIDDSNATRQPSGGGQRRELTARLAVPEMDCPSCAQKVDKSLQRVDGIVDTTLQPTTGTATVTYDPDRTSEKDVVEAIEAAGYEVVGGTNSNSETDETNDGVDIAPPSEVWTSPRAKKTWLGAVFVTLGLIFEFLLPGQNIAVASILEYPLHSADVLFLSAVAISDLPVIRSGYYSAKTRSLDIDLLMGTAIIAATGIGYFVEAATLAVLFSIAELLEDYAMDRARDSLRELMELSPDEATVQRDGEEVTVPTEDVAVGEIVIVRPGDKIPLDGTVVEGESAVDESPITGESVPVDKITGDEVYAGAINEEGYLEAEVTSTAGDSTLSRIIEMVQGAQAKKTETEQFVDRFSGYYTPVVVALAILTAAIPPLVIADPISVDVAGYGLSFAGDWQTWFIRGLTLLVIACPCAFVISTPVSVVSGITSAAKNAVLVKGGNYLEAMGEVDVVAMDKTGTLTKGELAVTDVVPIGDTDEATLLGYAAGLERRSEHPIAKAILDRAGKAGVDDLPSLTGFESLTGRGIRGEIDGKTYYAGKPALFDELGFNLSRTRETDGGVPTAATIETDDEETVTGDTLATLEQEGKTVVLVGTELELLGAIAIADEVRPASKRAVARLQELGVERVVMLTGDNEGTARAIAEQVGVDEYRAELLPDEKVAAIEELQSEYGEVAMVGDGINDAPALATAEIGIAMGAAGTDTALETADIALMGDDVGKLPYLYELSHTANGVIRQNIWASLGVKFLLALGVPLGLVSVALAVVVGDMGMSFGVTGNAMRLSRITPE comes from the coding sequence ATGATAGACGATTCGAACGCGACGAGACAGCCAAGTGGAGGCGGCCAGCGACGAGAGCTGACCGCCCGTCTCGCTGTTCCCGAGATGGACTGCCCATCCTGCGCACAGAAAGTCGATAAAAGCCTCCAGCGCGTCGATGGTATCGTCGATACTACGCTCCAGCCGACCACCGGCACAGCCACCGTCACATATGACCCTGATCGTACAAGCGAAAAGGACGTAGTCGAGGCAATCGAGGCTGCTGGCTACGAGGTCGTCGGAGGGACGAATTCTAATTCCGAGACGGACGAGACGAACGACGGCGTCGATATTGCCCCACCGTCGGAGGTTTGGACGAGTCCACGAGCGAAAAAGACGTGGCTTGGCGCGGTGTTCGTCACCCTTGGCCTTATCTTCGAGTTTCTCCTTCCGGGCCAGAATATCGCCGTGGCGAGCATCCTTGAGTACCCGCTCCACAGTGCGGACGTGCTGTTTCTGAGCGCGGTCGCCATCAGCGACCTTCCTGTTATCCGTAGCGGTTACTACTCGGCGAAGACCCGGAGTCTCGATATCGACCTGCTGATGGGGACGGCGATCATCGCCGCGACTGGCATCGGCTACTTCGTTGAGGCTGCCACACTGGCCGTCCTGTTTAGCATCGCTGAGCTACTTGAAGACTACGCGATGGATCGGGCGCGTGACTCCCTGCGTGAACTGATGGAACTGTCGCCCGACGAAGCGACCGTCCAGCGGGACGGTGAGGAGGTAACTGTCCCTACCGAGGACGTAGCTGTTGGCGAGATCGTAATCGTCCGACCTGGTGATAAGATCCCGCTCGACGGCACGGTCGTTGAGGGTGAGAGTGCAGTCGATGAGTCACCAATCACCGGCGAGAGTGTTCCTGTCGACAAAATCACCGGCGATGAGGTATATGCCGGCGCGATCAACGAGGAGGGCTATCTTGAGGCGGAGGTCACGTCGACAGCGGGCGATTCCACCCTCTCGCGCATTATCGAGATGGTGCAGGGCGCGCAGGCAAAGAAGACCGAAACCGAGCAGTTCGTTGATCGCTTTTCGGGCTACTATACGCCCGTCGTTGTCGCACTGGCGATCCTGACTGCCGCCATCCCACCGCTGGTCATCGCTGACCCCATCTCAGTGGATGTAGCGGGCTACGGGCTCAGCTTCGCTGGTGACTGGCAGACGTGGTTCATCCGCGGACTCACCCTGCTGGTAATCGCCTGCCCGTGCGCGTTCGTCATCTCGACACCGGTTTCGGTCGTCTCGGGCATCACGAGCGCCGCGAAGAACGCTGTTCTTGTCAAGGGTGGCAACTATCTCGAGGCGATGGGCGAAGTCGATGTCGTCGCAATGGATAAGACGGGAACGCTCACGAAGGGCGAACTCGCGGTCACGGATGTCGTTCCAATTGGCGACACGGACGAAGCGACGCTACTGGGCTACGCTGCCGGTCTAGAACGACGTAGCGAGCATCCAATCGCCAAGGCAATTCTCGACCGTGCTGGCAAGGCGGGTGTGGATGACCTGCCCAGCCTGACCGGTTTCGAGAGCCTAACGGGGAGAGGCATCCGTGGAGAGATCGACGGCAAGACATACTACGCGGGTAAGCCTGCATTGTTCGACGAGCTGGGATTCAACCTTTCACGAACCCGTGAGACCGACGGCGGCGTTCCGACCGCGGCCACAATCGAGACTGACGACGAAGAGACGGTTACCGGGGATACCCTCGCCACGCTGGAGCAAGAAGGCAAGACGGTCGTCCTCGTGGGTACCGAGTTGGAGCTGTTGGGTGCTATCGCTATTGCGGACGAGGTGCGTCCTGCGTCGAAGCGGGCAGTTGCACGTCTGCAGGAGTTGGGTGTCGAACGCGTCGTAATGCTAACCGGTGACAACGAAGGAACGGCACGAGCAATCGCCGAGCAGGTCGGTGTCGACGAGTACCGTGCTGAACTGCTGCCGGATGAGAAGGTCGCTGCCATCGAAGAACTACAGTCCGAATACGGCGAGGTGGCAATGGTCGGAGATGGCATCAACGACGCGCCGGCGTTGGCAACTGCCGAGATCGGTATCGCGATGGGTGCGGCGGGTACCGACACCGCATTGGAGACTGCTGACATCGCGTTGATGGGCGACGATGTTGGGAAGCTTCCGTACCTGTATGAACTATCTCATACGGCAAACGGTGTCATCCGGCAGAATATCTGGGCGAGTCTCGGCGTGAAGTTCCTTCTTGCGTTAGGTGTCCCGCTGGGATTAGTAAGTGTCGCGCTCGCCGTTGTGGTAGGTGATATGGGAATGAGTTTTGGGGTGACGGGCAACGCAATGCGGCTCTCTCGAATCACGCCTGAGTAA
- a CDS encoding DUF7437 domain-containing protein, with amino-acid sequence MSQAIGALERAINGLLSVAHVLEEPRLARLYTYILREGEVTVDTITADLETPRTTAYADTGTLVELGLLTRDESEKTHTYTATPIKLTTDLDGDTYTITPTLIEAVGRTSNDQDLAFIVERYGLGKLAAAVTYAVPYVDGEMTERVAARELDLQPAVGIAVLHALREVIQEMHTHDPYFDEIRNARTEAADRDS; translated from the coding sequence ATGTCACAGGCTATTGGCGCCTTGGAACGAGCAATCAATGGGCTTCTTTCAGTGGCTCACGTTCTCGAAGAGCCACGCCTCGCTCGCCTCTATACGTATATCCTTCGTGAGGGCGAGGTAACGGTCGATACAATCACTGCTGACTTGGAGACACCACGCACGACAGCCTACGCTGATACGGGCACCCTAGTTGAATTAGGACTGCTCACGCGTGATGAATCCGAGAAAACCCACACCTACACGGCAACGCCGATTAAACTGACTACGGATCTTGACGGCGATACGTATACGATTACCCCCACGCTTATCGAAGCCGTTGGTCGCACATCGAACGATCAGGATCTCGCCTTTATCGTTGAGAGATACGGCCTCGGCAAACTCGCTGCTGCAGTGACGTATGCCGTTCCATACGTAGACGGCGAGATGACCGAACGGGTTGCTGCTCGTGAACTCGATCTCCAACCGGCGGTTGGAATTGCCGTCTTACACGCACTCCGGGAGGTCATCCAAGAGATGCACACACACGACCCGTACTTCGACGAGATTCGAAATGCCCGAACTGAAGCAGCTGATCGCGATTCATAG
- a CDS encoding DMT family transporter: MVGALVFVGSKMGLPYAPPLVLAALRLDVAGLLLVPVVAFQYEYWLPQTRRDLIGVALTGIFTLGMTNTLLLTGQQYVSSAVGAIAYSLMPMLMTVFAVLILPAAGLDRSDAVGIGLGFIGALIVANPTPATLLTAQVVGVGIMLASVVIFALGSVLTQRLDPSMPRITLTAWGALLAGLFNHAVALRFGASLTAVDWTIQTVYALFVLGVLATAILYTVHFELVDRIGPSRASLTFYVQPIVAALLGWLLFGSQVTAGVFVGFLVIVSGFALIEYRLLFRLWRNFVGVGSRK; this comes from the coding sequence GTGGTTGGAGCACTCGTGTTTGTTGGCTCAAAGATGGGCCTGCCATATGCTCCGCCACTCGTCCTCGCTGCCCTCCGCCTCGATGTCGCCGGCTTGCTGTTAGTTCCGGTTGTTGCCTTCCAGTACGAGTATTGGCTTCCTCAAACTCGCCGCGATCTCATTGGAGTGGCCCTGACTGGCATCTTTACGCTGGGGATGACGAACACGCTACTGTTGACCGGCCAACAGTACGTCAGTAGTGCAGTGGGGGCGATCGCCTATAGTCTCATGCCGATGCTGATGACGGTCTTCGCTGTGCTGATCCTCCCAGCGGCGGGCCTCGATCGATCCGACGCTGTCGGGATCGGTCTCGGATTCATTGGGGCACTCATTGTTGCCAATCCGACCCCAGCGACCCTCCTGACGGCGCAAGTAGTGGGAGTCGGTATTATGCTCGCAAGTGTTGTAATCTTCGCGCTGGGCAGCGTGCTGACTCAGCGCCTCGATCCATCGATGCCCCGAATCACGCTGACCGCCTGGGGAGCACTGTTGGCCGGCCTGTTCAACCACGCGGTGGCTCTCCGATTTGGTGCGTCGCTGACCGCTGTTGATTGGACGATCCAGACGGTTTATGCATTATTCGTATTGGGAGTCCTCGCGACGGCAATCCTCTATACGGTGCATTTCGAGCTTGTCGACCGGATCGGCCCTTCACGAGCGAGTCTAACATTTTATGTCCAACCGATCGTCGCTGCTCTATTGGGCTGGCTACTGTTCGGAAGTCAGGTTACTGCCGGTGTCTTTGTCGGATTTCTTGTGATAGTCTCGGGGTTTGCTCTCATTGAATACCGGCTCCTGTTCCGATTATGGCGGAACTTCGTAGGCGTCGGCAGCCGTAAGTGA
- a CDS encoding helix-turn-helix domain-containing protein translates to MREYVFLLEYDRGVHPIRDFFIDHPEIVATTLNMSIASDGGWRIERVTGPEQDLDTLESVYFDEHCNDCTYPTPDCDTTFSYQVIEREPTARTIYRHVTDMSYCSSLGYLAYETFGDGLVFDATQRGPYYEWRVLIPTDRDVDAFHRTLQEDLPDGVTLAVRRVGTPERWAGIHQPQYDTDLPYKQRQALEAAVRMGYYDHPRNATLGDLATDLDLPVTTLRYRLRRAEAWAATISLDEIGARLGATTADECERSESISMPVAPPDED, encoded by the coding sequence ATGCGCGAATACGTCTTCCTCCTCGAATACGATCGTGGTGTCCATCCAATACGGGACTTCTTTATCGACCATCCGGAGATTGTAGCGACAACTCTCAACATGTCGATCGCTTCCGATGGCGGTTGGCGGATCGAACGCGTCACTGGCCCCGAGCAGGATCTCGACACGCTCGAATCCGTCTATTTCGACGAGCACTGCAACGACTGTACGTACCCCACACCTGACTGCGACACAACGTTCTCATACCAGGTCATCGAGCGGGAACCGACCGCACGAACGATCTACCGGCACGTGACGGACATGAGCTACTGTTCGTCGCTCGGCTATCTCGCGTACGAGACCTTTGGGGATGGGCTCGTGTTCGACGCGACCCAGCGCGGCCCGTACTACGAATGGCGTGTACTCATCCCAACCGATCGAGACGTCGACGCATTTCACCGAACGCTGCAGGAGGACCTCCCGGATGGTGTCACGCTCGCCGTTCGCCGGGTCGGTACGCCTGAACGTTGGGCGGGAATCCACCAGCCACAGTATGACACTGATCTGCCCTACAAGCAGCGTCAAGCGCTTGAAGCGGCAGTACGAATGGGATACTACGACCACCCGCGCAATGCAACGCTGGGAGACCTCGCTACCGATCTTGATCTTCCCGTAACGACGCTTCGCTATCGGTTGCGTCGAGCCGAGGCGTGGGCGGCCACGATTTCCCTCGACGAGATTGGAGCCCGCCTCGGCGCTACCACTGCTGACGAGTGTGAGCGATCCGAGAGCATCTCCATGCCGGTCGCGCCACCAGATGAGGACTGA